Proteins from a genomic interval of Candidatus Binatia bacterium:
- a CDS encoding RNA-binding protein codes for MPRSSCLKENIIGAKLFVGNLNFDTTKEELEEVFSEVGQIVDCFLPKDRETGRPRGFAFVEYAEPSSASEAVTKFDGLELGGRNLRVNEADERRRGPGPGGPPSGARGPGGGYGGRGGPGGGGGGGGYAGRGGGGGGRGGPGGGGGYGGRGGPGGGGGGYDNNNSGGFGGGFGGGFGGGDDNFGGGFGGGNIPPSKPKGSRRNLRRNKRSL; via the coding sequence ATGCCGCGGTCGTCCTGTTTGAAGGAGAACATCATCGGCGCCAAATTGTTTGTGGGGAACCTCAACTTCGACACTACGAAGGAGGAGTTGGAAGAAGTTTTCTCGGAAGTGGGGCAGATCGTAGACTGCTTTCTTCCTAAGGATCGGGAGACTGGACGTCCCCGCGGATTCGCCTTTGTGGAATACGCGGAACCCTCTTCGGCATCCGAGGCCGTCACCAAGTTCGACGGCCTGGAACTCGGCGGACGCAACCTGCGGGTAAACGAAGCTGACGAAAGACGACGCGGACCCGGACCGGGCGGCCCTCCTTCGGGCGCTCGCGGACCCGGCGGCGGCTACGGTGGTCGTGGTGGACCCGGCGGCGGCGGTGGCGGTGGCGGTTACGCTGGTCGCGGCGGCGGCGGCGGTGGACGCGGCGGTCCCGGTGGTGGCGGCGGTTACGGCGGACGTGGCGGCCCGGGTGGCGGCGGTGGCGGCTACGACAACAACAATAGCGGCGGCTTCGGCGGCGGCTTTGGTGGCGGCTTCGGCGGCGGTGATGATAATTTCGGCGGCGGTTTTGGCGGGGGAAATATTCCACCGAGCAAACCCAAAGGCAGCCGTCGCAACCTGCGCCGCAACAAACGCAGCCTCTAA